Proteins encoded together in one Paracidovorax wautersii window:
- a CDS encoding pirin family protein, with translation MPQPSTASPILQTQPLGALWPTMDPFLFCAHHDDAYPPGNADLGPDAPLAGRQIGQDFSRQDGWSMYHGDVVPGFPGHPHRGFETVTIVRKGLIDHSDSLGATARFGQGDVQWLTAGAGVVHSEMFPLLDSAAPNPLELFQIWLNLPARSKMVAPHFTMFWSGDIPRITAQDGAGRTTEVAVIAGAVDGAAPLAPPPDSWAAQAEADVAIWTVRLAPGARWTLPAAAGEGTRRMLYYFAGSGVTVAGQAVSHAALELRAADAVELHNGGDAVAEFLLLQGRPLGEPVVQYGPFVMNSQQEIMQALQDYRRTQFGGWPWDDPAPVHGREPRRFARRPGAAQDEVPAAVADGA, from the coding sequence ATGCCGCAACCATCCACCGCTTCGCCCATCCTGCAGACCCAGCCGCTCGGCGCGCTGTGGCCGACGATGGACCCGTTCCTCTTCTGCGCCCACCATGACGACGCCTACCCGCCCGGCAATGCCGACCTGGGCCCCGATGCGCCGCTGGCCGGCCGGCAGATCGGGCAGGACTTCTCGCGCCAGGACGGCTGGAGCATGTACCACGGCGACGTGGTGCCCGGCTTTCCCGGCCACCCGCACCGCGGCTTCGAGACCGTGACCATCGTGCGCAAGGGCCTCATCGACCACAGCGATTCGCTGGGCGCCACCGCGCGCTTCGGCCAGGGCGACGTGCAGTGGCTCACCGCCGGCGCGGGCGTGGTGCATTCCGAGATGTTCCCGCTGCTGGACAGCGCCGCACCCAACCCGCTGGAGCTGTTCCAGATCTGGCTGAACCTGCCGGCGCGCTCCAAGATGGTGGCGCCGCACTTCACCATGTTCTGGTCAGGCGACATTCCCCGCATCACCGCCCAGGACGGCGCCGGCCGCACCACCGAGGTGGCCGTGATCGCCGGCGCTGTGGACGGTGCCGCGCCGCTGGCCCCGCCGCCCGACTCCTGGGCGGCGCAGGCAGAGGCCGACGTGGCGATCTGGACCGTGCGCCTGGCCCCCGGCGCCCGCTGGACGCTGCCGGCCGCGGCGGGCGAGGGCACGCGCCGCATGCTGTACTACTTTGCAGGCAGCGGCGTCACCGTGGCCGGCCAGGCCGTGTCCCACGCCGCGCTGGAACTGCGCGCGGCAGATGCCGTGGAACTGCACAACGGCGGCGACGCCGTGGCGGAATTTTTGCTGCTGCAGGGCCGCCCCCTGGGCGAGCCGGTGGTGCAGTACGGCCCCTTCGTCATGAACAGCCAGCAGGAGATCATGCAGGCACTGCAGGACTACCGCCGCACGCAGTTCGGCGGCTGGCCCTGGGACGACCCGGCCCCCGTCCACGGGCGCGAGCCGCGCCGCTTCGCCCGACGGCCCGGCGCGGCGCAGGACGAGGTGCCGGCCGCCGTGGCCGATGGCGCCTGA
- a CDS encoding DHCW motif cupin fold protein, translating to MKMENIPFGTTDWSTVARTEHSAEAGQAFWQTQNFGGIRVRMVEYTPGYVSDHWCSKGHVLLCLEGEMETELEDGRTFTLKPGMSYQVADGAEPHRSRSPQGAKLFIVD from the coding sequence ATGAAGATGGAGAACATTCCGTTCGGTACGACCGACTGGTCCACCGTGGCCCGCACCGAGCATTCGGCCGAGGCCGGCCAGGCGTTCTGGCAGACCCAGAACTTCGGCGGCATCCGCGTGCGCATGGTGGAGTACACGCCGGGCTATGTGTCCGACCACTGGTGCAGCAAGGGCCATGTGCTGCTGTGCCTGGAGGGCGAGATGGAAACCGAGCTGGAAGACGGCCGCACCTTCACGCTCAAGCCCGGGATGAGCTACCAGGTGGCCGACGGCGCCGAGCCGCACCGCTCGCGCTCGCCCCAGGGTGCCAAGCTCTTCATCGTCGATTGA
- a CDS encoding peptidylprolyl isomerase, producing MNITKDTAVTLNYKITDPATGKLLDSGDVAYLHGGYDNLFAKVEAELENRAPGYTTTVDLAVADAFGERDESLVRTIPKSEFPPGVKVGGQLRGVGNDGQPALFNVVKIKGPQVHLDGNHPLAGHALRFACKVTEVRAATPEEIAHRHVHGGHGHHH from the coding sequence ATGAACATCACCAAAGACACCGCCGTCACCCTGAACTACAAAATCACCGACCCCGCCACCGGCAAGCTGCTGGATTCGGGCGACGTGGCCTACCTGCACGGCGGCTACGACAACCTCTTCGCCAAGGTCGAGGCCGAGCTGGAGAACCGCGCACCCGGCTACACCACCACGGTGGACCTGGCCGTGGCCGATGCCTTCGGCGAGCGGGACGAAAGCCTGGTGCGCACCATTCCCAAGAGCGAGTTCCCGCCCGGCGTGAAGGTGGGGGGCCAGCTGCGCGGCGTGGGCAACGACGGCCAGCCGGCGCTGTTCAACGTGGTCAAGATCAAGGGTCCCCAGGTGCATCTGGACGGCAACCACCCGCTGGCCGGCCACGCACTGCGCTTTGCCTGCAAGGTGACCGAGGTGCGCGCCGCCACGCCGGAAGAGATCGCCCACCGCCACGTGCACGGCGGCCACGGCCACCACCATTGA
- a CDS encoding spore coat U domain-containing protein has product MKHTRRWWRRLAWAGAAVLAAACRPAAADCVPSQTGGNLGSVPSQRVLGGPAISTTAQFTFGCGGLVLSVLGTPTLQARFVSPTTGLTLKDGTKPPIPYQITNLGGATYTQGLLVINASGSNVLSLLSNSITSVPLRITTTVGPNVPAGTYTDTITVNWTYANLCEGLLGVGGLCVGTPRNGNTNQLLTVQLVVTNDCTFAAPDVQFGAAPLPVAFPAVAGSVAVTCTRGLSITVGLGPGTYPAGGRRQMANGASRLAYDLFRGDGSVWGTAAGARVAGTALTDGLTPIVLPYTARVYGDQAPPPPGVYQDNVVVDVQF; this is encoded by the coding sequence ATGAAGCACACCCGTCGCTGGTGGCGCCGGCTCGCCTGGGCCGGCGCAGCCGTCCTGGCAGCCGCCTGCCGCCCTGCGGCCGCCGACTGCGTGCCCAGCCAGACCGGCGGCAACCTGGGCAGTGTGCCGTCGCAGCGGGTACTCGGGGGGCCGGCCATCAGCACCACGGCGCAGTTCACGTTCGGCTGCGGCGGCCTCGTGCTGTCGGTGCTGGGCACACCGACGCTGCAGGCCCGCTTCGTGAGCCCCACGACCGGCCTCACGCTCAAGGACGGCACCAAGCCGCCCATCCCCTACCAGATCACCAACCTGGGCGGAGCGACCTACACGCAGGGCCTGCTGGTGATCAACGCTAGCGGCTCCAACGTGCTCTCCCTGCTGAGCAACAGCATCACCTCGGTGCCGCTGCGCATCACGACCACGGTGGGGCCCAACGTGCCCGCGGGCACCTACACGGACACCATCACCGTGAACTGGACCTACGCCAACCTCTGCGAGGGGCTGCTCGGCGTGGGTGGCCTCTGCGTGGGCACGCCGCGCAATGGCAACACCAACCAGCTGCTCACCGTGCAGCTGGTGGTGACCAACGATTGCACGTTTGCGGCGCCGGATGTGCAGTTCGGCGCCGCGCCGCTGCCAGTAGCCTTTCCGGCCGTGGCCGGCAGCGTGGCCGTGACCTGCACCCGCGGCCTGTCGATCACCGTGGGCCTGGGCCCGGGCACCTACCCTGCGGGCGGGCGGCGGCAGATGGCCAATGGCGCCAGCCGGCTGGCCTACGACCTGTTCCGCGGCGACGGCAGCGTGTGGGGCACGGCAGCCGGTGCCCGCGTGGCGGGCACGGCCCTGACGGATGGGCTCACGCCCATCGTGCTGCCCTACACGGCCCGGGTGTATGGCGACCAGGCCCCGCCGCCGCCGGGCGTGTACCAGGACAACGTGGTGGTGGACGTGCAGTTCTGA
- a CDS encoding fimbria/pilus outer membrane usher protein → MPPRDDPAPRPAVCARRRRWLALLAWVPQALCAGDLGSTTPPPPAADAAASPALLFLEVDVNGRPTGELVQVRQRGPHFEIDAATLRRLNVRTDQADEALVAVDALPGVRVAYDSLAQRLRIDVPPEWLPAQTVDLGLEGREAQAVAGGTGLLMNYELYATRTEGRDAATLWSEQRWFGEHGVLSHTGIVRHADGGGNGYLRYDTAWSDVDTADATGWTVGDHITGALPWTTPVRLGGVQWARNFAARPDLVTYPMPQFAGQAAVPSAVEVFVNGFRAGRQQVQPGPFTLGDLPAVNGAGTASVVTTDALGRQVVTAVPFYVSSQLLRPGWTDYALSLGALRRGYGLRSFGYGAPLATGVARRGLSDSVTVEAQAQAGRGLAVLGAGGLMRWGTLGVFNASLTHGRATGHNDLAADRPGGWQWSAGYQYLTPRGGITLLETRRGAGFGDAANHAADALQPNQRTRQINASLVRGVGSLAAGWVDLRGAGTQRSRVAYASYSTPLGRDAFFSLTAGRTVETGEMQVRAQLTYLLDPLLTAQAGIARLGDTAQGEVGMQRSLRSDGGVGWHLGHTRSGSTGGSVGRNYRLASAQYQGRYGLVQGGLFGSSAGTTHWAGASGSVGMMDGYAFAANRVTDGFALVSTEAPGVPVTFNHQPAGTTDARGYLLVPNVPAYYPARYAIDPLSLPVDVHTPALERRVAVAQGRGTLVHLPVLRQHTATLTLVNAAGAPLPPGSTVLHEQGQVPTVVGWDGVVYLTALQPRNTLRARMPDGSACRAAFTEAEHAARGDLRVVCRAEGDKPAPAAGAARKGRP, encoded by the coding sequence GTGCCGCCGCGCGATGACCCCGCACCCCGTCCCGCCGTCTGCGCCCGCCGACGCCGGTGGCTGGCCCTGCTCGCCTGGGTGCCCCAGGCGCTCTGCGCGGGCGACCTGGGCAGCACGACGCCACCGCCACCCGCCGCCGATGCAGCGGCTTCTCCGGCCCTGCTGTTCCTGGAGGTGGACGTGAACGGCCGCCCCACCGGCGAGCTGGTGCAGGTGCGCCAGCGCGGCCCGCACTTCGAGATCGACGCCGCCACGCTGCGCCGCCTGAACGTGCGCACCGACCAGGCCGACGAAGCCCTTGTGGCCGTGGACGCCCTGCCGGGCGTGCGCGTCGCCTACGACAGCCTGGCGCAGCGCCTGCGCATCGACGTGCCGCCCGAATGGCTGCCGGCGCAGACGGTGGACCTGGGCCTGGAAGGCCGGGAGGCGCAGGCCGTTGCAGGTGGCACGGGGCTGCTCATGAACTACGAGCTGTACGCCACGCGCACCGAGGGCCGTGACGCGGCGACGCTGTGGTCGGAGCAGCGCTGGTTTGGCGAGCACGGCGTGCTCTCCCACACCGGCATCGTGCGGCATGCCGATGGTGGCGGCAACGGCTATCTGCGCTACGACACCGCCTGGTCGGACGTGGACACCGCCGACGCCACGGGCTGGACGGTGGGCGACCACATCACCGGCGCCCTGCCCTGGACGACCCCGGTGCGGCTGGGCGGCGTGCAGTGGGCGCGCAACTTCGCCGCGCGGCCCGACCTCGTGACCTATCCGATGCCGCAGTTCGCCGGCCAGGCGGCCGTGCCGTCGGCGGTCGAGGTGTTCGTCAACGGCTTCCGCGCCGGTCGCCAGCAGGTGCAACCCGGGCCGTTCACGCTCGGAGACCTGCCGGCCGTCAACGGCGCCGGCACGGCCTCGGTGGTCACCACGGATGCGCTGGGCCGGCAGGTGGTGACTGCGGTGCCCTTCTACGTGAGCAGCCAGCTGCTGCGCCCCGGCTGGACGGACTATGCGCTGTCGCTCGGCGCACTGCGGCGTGGCTACGGCCTGCGCAGCTTCGGCTACGGCGCGCCGCTGGCCACGGGCGTGGCGCGGCGGGGCCTGAGCGACAGCGTGACGGTGGAGGCCCAGGCGCAGGCCGGCCGCGGGTTGGCCGTGCTGGGAGCGGGCGGGCTGATGCGCTGGGGCACGCTGGGGGTCTTCAATGCATCGCTGACCCACGGCCGGGCGACCGGCCACAACGACCTGGCCGCAGACCGGCCCGGCGGTTGGCAGTGGAGCGCAGGCTACCAGTACCTGACGCCGCGCGGCGGCATCACGCTGCTGGAGACGCGGCGCGGCGCCGGCTTCGGCGATGCGGCCAACCATGCCGCCGACGCGCTGCAGCCCAACCAGCGCACGCGCCAGATCAACGCCAGCCTGGTGCGCGGCGTGGGCTCGCTGGCGGCCGGCTGGGTGGATCTGCGCGGCGCCGGCACGCAGCGCAGCCGCGTCGCCTACGCCAGCTACAGCACGCCGCTGGGGCGCGACGCGTTCTTCTCGCTGACGGCCGGTCGCACGGTGGAAACGGGCGAGATGCAGGTACGCGCGCAGCTCACCTACCTGCTTGACCCGCTGCTCACGGCGCAGGCGGGGATCGCGCGGCTGGGCGACACCGCGCAGGGCGAGGTCGGCATGCAGCGCAGCCTGCGCAGCGACGGCGGCGTCGGCTGGCACCTGGGGCACACGCGCAGCGGCTCCACGGGCGGCAGCGTGGGCCGGAACTACCGATTGGCCAGCGCGCAGTACCAGGGCCGCTACGGCCTGGTGCAGGGCGGGCTGTTCGGCTCCTCGGCGGGCACCACGCACTGGGCGGGGGCTTCGGGCTCCGTCGGGATGATGGATGGTTACGCCTTCGCAGCCAACCGGGTGACCGACGGCTTCGCCCTGGTGTCCACCGAGGCCCCCGGCGTGCCGGTGACCTTCAACCACCAGCCCGCCGGCACCACGGACGCCCGGGGCTACCTGCTGGTGCCCAACGTGCCGGCCTACTACCCGGCGCGCTACGCGATCGATCCGCTCTCGCTGCCCGTGGACGTGCACACGCCTGCGCTGGAGCGCCGCGTGGCCGTGGCGCAGGGCCGCGGCACCCTGGTGCACCTGCCGGTGCTGCGCCAGCACACGGCCACCCTGACGCTGGTGAACGCGGCGGGCGCCCCGCTGCCGCCGGGCAGCACCGTACTGCATGAGCAGGGCCAGGTGCCGACGGTGGTGGGCTGGGACGGCGTGGTCTACCTGACGGCGCTGCAGCCACGCAACACGCTGCGGGCCCGCATGCCGGACGGCAGCGCCTGCCGCGCGGCGTTCACCGAAGCCGAGCACGCGGCACGGGGCGACCTGCGCGTGGTGTGCCGCGCAGAGGGCGACAAACCCGCTCCCGCTGCGGGGGCGGCACGGAAAGGCAGGCCATGA
- a CDS encoding fimbria/pilus periplasmic chaperone has translation MVSARHAAAHPSLGRTPSGGLARAVAALAFALFAWAPAAHAAAPLMIWPVDPVIAGEQRAVAVWVENRGTTPVALQARVYAWRQENGDDQFTPQQAVVASPPISQIPPGARQMVRLIATQSVPAGQEQAFRVLLDELPGPTPAMEATADAPQAAPSAPQLGVKLQIRYAIPLFVYGPGTLGPRMPATHADLLERLAGNGTLEPALHWAVESGPQGSQALVVHNTGPGHARLTAVRWRAANGADAVVTPGLLGYVLPHSERRWTLDQPPPPQPALQATVNGREAPMQPRAAAR, from the coding sequence ATGGTGAGCGCTCGCCACGCCGCCGCCCACCCGTCCCTGGGCCGCACCCCCTCCGGGGGCCTGGCCCGGGCTGTCGCCGCTCTGGCCTTCGCGCTCTTCGCATGGGCCCCGGCCGCGCACGCCGCGGCCCCTCTGATGATCTGGCCGGTGGACCCGGTCATCGCCGGGGAGCAGCGGGCCGTGGCCGTGTGGGTCGAGAACCGCGGCACCACGCCCGTTGCGCTGCAGGCCCGCGTGTACGCGTGGCGGCAGGAGAACGGCGACGACCAGTTCACGCCGCAACAGGCCGTGGTCGCCAGCCCGCCCATCAGCCAGATCCCTCCGGGCGCGCGGCAGATGGTGCGCCTGATCGCCACGCAGTCCGTGCCGGCAGGGCAGGAGCAGGCGTTCCGCGTGCTGCTGGACGAGCTGCCCGGGCCCACGCCGGCCATGGAGGCCACCGCCGACGCACCCCAGGCGGCCCCGTCGGCGCCCCAGTTGGGGGTGAAACTGCAGATCCGCTATGCCATTCCGCTGTTCGTCTACGGCCCCGGCACGCTGGGCCCGCGCATGCCGGCCACGCATGCGGACCTGCTGGAGCGCCTGGCCGGCAACGGCACCCTGGAGCCGGCGCTGCATTGGGCGGTGGAGAGCGGCCCGCAGGGCTCGCAAGCGCTCGTGGTGCACAACACCGGCCCCGGCCATGCGCGGCTGACCGCCGTGCGCTGGCGTGCCGCCAACGGTGCGGACGCCGTCGTCACCCCCGGCCTGCTGGGCTACGTGTTGCCGCACAGCGAGCGCCGCTGGACGCTCGACCAGCCCCCGCCACCCCAGCCTGCGCTGCAGGCCACCGTGAATGGGCGCGAGGCGCCGATGCAGCCCCGTGCCGCCGCGCGATGA
- a CDS encoding spore coat protein U domain-containing protein, which translates to MRTAHRRATRPGRGAASPVPRTLLALPLLMLQGAPAVPASIPTTGSFAVNAAIVRGCVVAGGGGQTTGLDFGTLDFGTHSAVRVGTETRLAGSGSGGQARIQCTPGTTVQVTADAGQHALGPQRRLSNNAGAFVPYSLQLAATPATALLPNVPAGLALEATAAALPLQGTVSFPGFGLPAGAYSDTVQVTLSW; encoded by the coding sequence ATGCGAACCGCCCACCGCCGTGCGACACGGCCCGGGCGGGGCGCCGCTTCGCCGGTGCCCCGGACCCTGCTCGCCCTGCCTCTGCTGATGCTGCAGGGGGCACCGGCCGTGCCGGCCTCGATCCCCACCACGGGCAGCTTCGCCGTGAACGCCGCGATCGTGCGCGGCTGCGTCGTCGCAGGTGGCGGCGGGCAGACCACGGGACTGGATTTCGGCACCCTGGATTTCGGCACCCACTCCGCCGTGCGCGTGGGCACGGAGACGCGGCTGGCCGGCTCCGGCAGCGGCGGCCAGGCGCGCATCCAGTGCACGCCCGGCACCACTGTCCAGGTCACGGCCGACGCCGGACAGCACGCCCTGGGCCCGCAGCGGCGACTCTCCAACAATGCCGGTGCGTTCGTCCCCTATAGCCTGCAGCTGGCCGCCACACCCGCCACCGCATTGCTGCCGAACGTGCCCGCAGGCCTCGCGCTGGAAGCCACGGCGGCTGCGCTGCCGCTGCAGGGCACCGTCAGCTTTCCCGGCTTCGGTCTGCCTGCCGGGGCGTACTCCGACACGGTGCAGGTGACCCTTTCATGGTGA
- a CDS encoding spore coat U domain-containing protein, whose amino-acid sequence MEERHHVAPPGLQRLRRGRPAALALAALLTVSAAAPLGAATLSGVLAARMMLTSGCVINGGPGTVAGADFGTLDFGTRPATFVGPVSVTASGGEGGAGVTQIVCSPEITAFSISIDGGAHAGQGAGIGTGSRAMSNGGAFLPYDVYRDPGHTIPYVASTAITGIAVPSAGNPFALPIYGLVNKTSAVALPAGAYTDQLQVTLTF is encoded by the coding sequence ATGGAAGAGAGACACCACGTCGCACCGCCCGGGCTCCAGAGGCTCCGGCGCGGCCGCCCCGCAGCACTGGCCCTTGCCGCGCTGCTGACAGTTTCAGCGGCCGCTCCGCTGGGCGCCGCCACGCTGTCGGGCGTACTGGCGGCCCGCATGATGCTCACCTCCGGCTGCGTGATCAACGGCGGCCCGGGCACCGTGGCCGGCGCCGACTTCGGCACGCTGGACTTCGGCACCCGACCGGCCACCTTCGTCGGCCCCGTCAGCGTGACGGCGAGCGGTGGCGAGGGCGGCGCCGGCGTCACGCAGATCGTCTGCTCGCCGGAGATCACGGCCTTCAGCATTTCCATCGACGGCGGGGCGCATGCCGGCCAGGGCGCCGGCATCGGCACCGGAAGCCGTGCCATGTCCAATGGCGGGGCCTTCCTGCCCTACGACGTCTACCGCGATCCGGGCCACACCATTCCCTACGTCGCTTCCACGGCAATCACGGGCATTGCGGTGCCTTCGGCGGGCAATCCCTTCGCGCTGCCGATCTATGGGCTGGTGAACAAGACCAGCGCCGTGGCGCTGCCGGCCGGCGCGTACACGGACCAGCTCCAGGTCACGCTCACCTTCTGA
- a CDS encoding type 1 glutamine amidotransferase produces MSASKRLKIGLSACFSHADPARSLFTNKTLQYVEQSIAHWIMSAGAMVVMVPCPTGETARGDVTLAHYAEWLDGVVMHGGADVWPGSYGEVPLKDAWLGDRVRDLYDLAVVEAFEQAGKPIFGVCRGLQLINVAFGGTLYQDIETQHPGAMQHRNAATYDQHVHEIDLVPGSRLARMYPNQQRVVVNSIHHQGIKNLAPGFEIEAWSHPDGVPEAIRRRPARGRGYIAATQWHPEFRTPDASTLDDTPILHDFLAACSMSKLRPLPGHSPFQIRDRAARMLRQALLLRRR; encoded by the coding sequence ATGAGCGCCTCCAAACGACTCAAGATCGGACTGTCCGCGTGCTTCTCCCACGCTGATCCGGCACGCTCGCTGTTCACCAACAAGACGCTGCAGTACGTGGAGCAGTCGATTGCGCACTGGATCATGTCGGCCGGAGCCATGGTGGTGATGGTGCCGTGCCCCACCGGTGAGACGGCGCGCGGCGACGTGACACTGGCCCACTACGCGGAGTGGCTGGACGGCGTGGTCATGCACGGCGGCGCCGACGTGTGGCCCGGCAGCTATGGCGAGGTGCCGCTCAAGGACGCATGGCTGGGCGACCGCGTGCGCGACCTGTACGACCTGGCGGTGGTGGAGGCTTTCGAGCAGGCCGGCAAACCCATCTTCGGTGTCTGCCGGGGCCTCCAGCTGATCAACGTGGCCTTCGGCGGCACGCTCTACCAGGACATCGAGACGCAGCACCCGGGCGCCATGCAGCACCGCAATGCCGCCACCTACGACCAGCACGTGCACGAGATCGATCTGGTGCCGGGCTCCCGGCTGGCGCGCATGTACCCGAACCAGCAACGGGTGGTGGTCAACAGCATCCACCACCAGGGCATCAAGAACCTGGCGCCGGGCTTCGAGATCGAGGCCTGGAGCCACCCGGACGGCGTGCCCGAGGCCATCCGCCGCCGGCCCGCGCGCGGCCGCGGCTACATCGCGGCGACCCAGTGGCACCCGGAATTCCGCACGCCCGACGCGTCCACGCTGGACGACACGCCCATCCTGCACGACTTCCTGGCGGCGTGCTCCATGTCCAAGCTCCGCCCGCTGCCGGGCCACAGCCCCTTCCAGATCCGCGACCGCGCTGCGCGCATGCTGCGCCAGGCCCTGTTGCTGCGTCGGCGCTGA
- a CDS encoding HPF/RaiA family ribosome-associated protein, producing the protein MQIQVNTDDHIQGGESLSRWVQEEAGNRLARFREHVTRVEVFLSDVDAGKSGAADKRCVIETRVAGRQPLAVNAEADKVADAFLSAVDKLARALDTDLGRLKDRHGRETIRTAEG; encoded by the coding sequence ATGCAGATTCAAGTGAACACCGACGACCACATCCAGGGCGGCGAATCGCTCAGCCGCTGGGTCCAGGAAGAGGCCGGCAACCGTCTGGCGCGCTTTCGCGAGCATGTGACGCGGGTGGAGGTCTTCCTGTCGGATGTGGATGCCGGCAAGTCCGGCGCAGCGGACAAGCGCTGCGTGATCGAGACGCGCGTCGCCGGCCGACAGCCCCTGGCCGTGAACGCCGAAGCCGACAAGGTGGCCGATGCCTTCCTGAGTGCGGTCGACAAGCTGGCCCGCGCGCTGGACACCGACCTGGGCCGCCTCAAGGACCGTCACGGCCGCGAAACCATCCGCACCGCCGAGGGCTGA
- a CDS encoding TIGR03915 family putative DNA repair protein gives MSAPLHGITLAHPADWAGFRQSARACLQAGLAPEAVEWRVQGDAEDSLFAAANAGAEERLPALPLPKSEGETATALHVPRELLALCESCILHRHPERFALVYRLLWRLQRKPGLRHDALDPDRVRLARMAAAVRRDIHKMRAFVRFRPVTGDLGAEPWHLAWFEPDHFITEANARFFVQRFTQMRWAILTPDCSLRWDGQALEIGPGGTRADAPAADAGESLWLTYYAHTFNPARLKLAMMRREMPTRYWKNLPEAPLIDGLARGAHERSAHMVAAQASTPQRRIPPRR, from the coding sequence ATGAGCGCCCCGCTGCACGGCATCACGCTCGCCCACCCAGCCGACTGGGCAGGCTTTCGCCAGTCGGCCCGCGCCTGCCTGCAGGCCGGCCTGGCGCCCGAGGCAGTGGAATGGCGCGTGCAAGGGGACGCGGAAGACAGCCTGTTTGCCGCCGCGAATGCCGGCGCAGAGGAGCGCCTCCCTGCCCTGCCGCTACCAAAGAGCGAAGGGGAAACGGCAACGGCGCTGCACGTGCCACGCGAACTGCTGGCCCTGTGCGAGTCCTGCATCCTGCACCGCCATCCGGAGCGGTTCGCGCTGGTCTACCGGCTGCTGTGGCGCCTGCAGCGCAAGCCCGGCCTGCGCCACGACGCGCTGGACCCGGACCGCGTGCGGCTGGCGCGCATGGCCGCCGCCGTGCGCCGCGACATCCACAAGATGCGCGCCTTCGTGCGCTTCCGGCCCGTGACTGGCGACCTCGGCGCTGAGCCCTGGCACCTGGCCTGGTTCGAGCCCGACCACTTCATCACCGAGGCCAACGCCCGCTTCTTCGTGCAGCGGTTCACGCAGATGCGCTGGGCCATCCTTACGCCCGACTGCAGCCTGCGCTGGGACGGCCAGGCGCTGGAAATAGGCCCGGGCGGCACGCGGGCCGATGCGCCCGCGGCGGACGCGGGCGAATCGCTGTGGCTCACCTACTACGCCCACACCTTCAACCCGGCGCGCCTCAAGCTCGCCATGATGCGGCGCGAGATGCCCACGCGCTACTGGAAGAACCTGCCGGAAGCCCCACTCATCGACGGCCTGGCGCGCGGCGCCCACGAGCGCAGCGCGCACATGGTGGCGGCGCAGGCCAGCACGCCGCAGCGGCGCATACCGCCACGGCGGTAG